Proteins from a single region of Oryza brachyantha chromosome 6, ObraRS2, whole genome shotgun sequence:
- the LOC102709747 gene encoding protein FAR1-RELATED SEQUENCE 5-like, translating to MEYSSSEGDELVESYMDVEDDTGTSNIDQGTGMMPSEIHGIGPSEGSMLSVDNGQLMAADGLGNNDEPCLGMEFESDGAAREFYNAYALCLGFGIRVARSRSERRKGIEVLIMKRFVCLKEGHHKKKDAESNDKKKRKRLSIRDGCPAMMEVVRRGPDKWVITKLVLEHTHVILSPDRVREVQLRRASGKCAEHENQLQELRRNVFGDTDAQGLFNYLKRMQSENSGFFYSIQVDSKNCVTNAVWADARARMSYTYFGDAVYFDTTYSQNEDMLPFAAFTGVNHHGDMILFGCALVLDRTESSYAWLFETWLTAMDKRLPFSFTTDEGKAISAAVAKVFPQCFHRLCRWRILSRCKKKLSDVYMRFPSLHDELRRCINECDTEAAFDMFWGTIIDKYDLRENSWLQSIFDTRHKWVPAYLTSSFFAELTLTHRGETVSRFFRNNFSTRVPLDTFITRFDQHIDSLYVNETQKDLDSFHHERLLKTTIVLEKQARGIFTNAAFEIFQMELIEALLHYAVKVQQDGPYAKYYVDRDNPPTRHTVFYNVADKKAWCDCCRYAFSAILCRHVLGVFISAGIVMLPEPCIMKRWTKRAKTGPELIGHNLENGNCHTDSATSRYNDLISYAMKCAEKGAVSAGSFRVAKEVLRKALMEIKCLGEKLTTDDLQQVDNR from the coding sequence ATGGAATATTCATCAAGTGAAGGCGATGAACTGGTTGAAAGTTACATGGATGTTGAGGACGATACAGGCACCAGCAATATTGATCAAGGAACAGGTATGATGCCTTCTGAGATACATGGCATCGGTCCTTCTGAGGGGTCCATGCTGTCTGTTGACAATGGTCAGCTGATGGCTGCTGATGGGTTGGGCAATAATGATGAGCCATGCCTAGGCATGGAGTTTGAGTCTGATGGTGCTGCACGGGAATTCTACAATGCGTATGCACTGTGCCTTGGGTTTGGCATTCGCGTTGCCCGATCACGCAGTGAGAGGAGGAAGGGTATTGAAGTACTTATTATGAAGCGCTTTGTGTGCCTGAAAGAGGGACATCACAAGAAGAAGGATGCTGAATCTAATGacaagaaaaagaggaagCGGCTCTCTATAAGGGATGGCTGCCCAGCGATGATGGAAGTGGTGAGGAGGGGTCCAGATAAATGGGTCATCACAAAGTTGGTCCTTGAGCATACTCATGTGATTCTTAGTCCAGACAGGGTGCGCGAGGTCCAGCTCCGTCGCGCCTCTGGGAAGTGTGCAGAGCATGAGAATCAATTGCAGGAGCTGCGCAGGAATGTGTTTGGAGATACAGATGCACAAGGCCTTTTCAACTACTTGAAGAGAATGCAGTCGGAGAACTCGGGTTTCTTCTACTCCATACAGGTTGACAGTAAGAACTGTGTAACCAATGCAGTTTGGGCTGATGCTAGGGCGAGaatgtcatacacatacttTGGGGATGCTGTTTATTTTGACACTACTTATAGTCAAAATGAGGATATGTTGCCCTTTGCAGCTTTCACGGGTGTGAATCACCATGGTGATATGATTCTTTTTGGTTGTGCACTTGTTTTGGATAGGACAGAATCTTCATATGCATGGCTGTTTGAGACATGGCTGACAGCAATGGATAAACGATTGCCATTTTCCTTTACAACTGATGAAGGCAAAGCAATTTCAGCAGCAGTTGCAAAAGTATTTCCTCAGTGTTTCCATCGTCTTTGTAGATGGCGAATTTTGTCTAGATGCAAGAAGAAGTTGTCTGATGTCTACATGAGATTTCCCAGTCTCCATGACGAGCTTAGAAGATGCATCAACGAGTGTGATACTGAGGCTGCTTTTGATATGTTCTGGGGCACTATAATTGACAAATATGACCTGAGGGAGAACAGTTGGCTGCAATCAATATTTGACACAAGACACAAATGGGTTCCTGCATATCTGACAAGCTCCTTCTTTGCAGAATTGACATTGACCCATCGAGGAGAAACAGTCAGTAGGTTCTTTAGGAATAACTTTAGTACACGAGTTCCCCTTGATACATTTATCACTAGATTTGACCAACACATAGACAGTTTGTATGTAAATGAAACCCAGAAAGATCttgattcatttcatcatgaACGGCTCCTGAAAACCACTATAGTTTTAGAAAAACAAGCAAGGGGCATCTTCACCAATGCTGCATTTGAAATATTCCAAATGGAGTTGATTGAAGCATTGCTGCATTATGCTGTTAAGGTTCAGCAAGATGGACCTTACGCCAAGTACTATGTTGACAGAGATAATCCTCCAACCAGGCacactgttttctataatgTTGCCGATAAGAAGGCTTGGTGCGATTGCTGCAGGTATGCTTTCTCAGCAATATTGTGCAGGCACGTGCTTGGAGTTTTCATCTCAGCTGGCATCGTCATGCTTCCTGAGCCATGCATCATGAAGCGATGGACAAAGAGAGCAAAGACAGGGCCAGAATTGATTGGGCATAATCTTGAAAATGGAAATTGCCACACGGACTCTGCAACTTCAAGGTATAATGATCTCATTAGTTATGCTATGAAATGTGCAGAGAAAGGAGCTGTATCAGCAGGTTCCTTCAGAGTTGCAAAGGAAGTACTGCGGAAGGCCTTGATGGAAATCAAATGTCTTGGAGAGAAACTGACCACCGATGACCTGCAGCAGGTTGACAATAGATAA
- the LOC102709940 gene encoding protein argonaute PNH1, producing the protein MLEVLDMAPPRHQPAAGKGGGHGHGHGHGGGGGGPAARKQPLQSSMAQPKAETAGAAAAAVALPEGGKKCGGGGRRRGGRGRGGRAGEPRPAPAPAVAGAAPMARAVIGPPVPSKGLSFCRRPGFGTVGARCVVKANHFLAELPDKDLTQYDVKITPEVSSRSVNRAIMAELVRLYRESDLGMRLPAYDGRKNLYTAGTLPFDAREFVVRLTDDDDGTGVPPREREYKVAIKFAARADLHHLRQFIAGRQADAPQEALQVLDIVLRELANRRYVSIGRSFYSPDIRKPQRLGDGLQSWCGFYQSIRPTQMGLSLNIDMSSTAFIEPLPVIEFVAQILGKDVISRPLSDANRIKIKKALRGVKVEVTHRGNVRRKYRISGLTTQPTHELIFPIDDQMNMKSVVEYFKEMYGFTIQHPHLPCLQVGNQKKANYLPMEACKIVEGQRYTKRLNEKQITSLLKVTCRRPREQEMDILQTVQQNGYEQDPYAKEFGINISEKLTSVEARVLPAPWLKYHDTGKEKECLPQVGQWNMVNKKVINGCKVSHWACINFSRSVQETTARGFCQELAQMCQISGMEFNSEPVIPIYSARPDQVEKALKHVYNIALNKLKGKELELLLAILPDNNGSLYGDIKRICETDLGLISQCCLTKHVFKISKQYLANVSLKINVKMGGRNTVLLDAISWRIPLVSDIPTIIFGADVTHPETGEDSSPSIAAVVASQDWPEVTKYAGLVCAQAHRQELIQDLYKTWHDPQRGTVTGGMIRELLISFRKATGQKPLRIIFYRDGVSEGQFYQVLLYELDAIRKACASLEPNYQPPVTFVVVQKRHHTRLFANNHKDRSSTDKSGNILPGTVVDSKICHPTEFDFYLCSHAGIQGTSRPAHYHVLWDENNFTADEMQTLTNNLCYTYARCTRSVSVVPPAYYAHLAAFRARFYMEPELSENQTTSKSSTGTNGTSVKPLPAVKEKVKRVMFYC; encoded by the exons ATGCTCGAGGTGCTGGACATGGCGCCGCCCCGGCACCAGCCGGCAGCTGGCAAGGGgggcggccacggccacggacatggccatggtggtggtggtggtgggccggcggcgaggaagcagCCGTTGCAGAGCAGCATGGCGCAGCCCAaggcggagacggcgggggcggcggcggcggcggttgcgctgccggagggagggaagaagtgcggcggtggcgggaggcggcgtggcgggcgcgggcgtggGGGCAGGGCGGGGGagccgcggccggcgccggcgccggccgtggCTGGGGCGGCGCCCATGGCGCGCGCCGTCATTGGGCCACCGGTGCCGAGCAAGGGGCTATCTTTCTGTCGGCGGCCGGGGTTCGGGACGGTGGGCGCCCGGTGCGTCGTGAAGGCCAACCACTTCCTCGCCGAGCTGCCCGACAAGGATCTCACCCAGTACGAC GTCAAGATCACGCCGGAGGTGAGCTCCCGGAGCGTCAACCGGGCCATCATGGCGGAGCTGGTCCGCCTCTACCGCGAGTCCGACCTCGGAATGCGCCTGCCGGCCTACGACGGGCGCAAGAACCTCTACACCGCCGGGACGCTCCCGTTCGACGCGCGCGAGTTCGTCGTGCGcctcaccgacgacgacgacggcaccgGCGTCCCCCCACG GGAGAGGGAGTACAAGGTGGCAATCAAgttcgccgcgcgcgccgacctccaccacctccggcAGTTCATCGCCGGCCGGCAGGCCGACGCGCCGCAGGAGGCTCTCCAGGTCCTCGACATCGTGCTCCGGGAGCTCGCCAACCGCAG GTACGTCTCGATAGGGCGGTCGTTCTACTCGCCGGACATAAGGAAGCCGCAGCGGCTCGGCGATGGCCTGCAGTCGTGGTGTGGGTTCTACCAGAGCATCCGGCCGACTCAGATGGGCCTGTCGCTTAACATTG ATATGTCATCTACCGCGTTCATCGAGCCGCTACCGGTGATCGAGTTTGTGGCCCAAATATTAGGGAAGGATGTCATATCAAGGCCATTGTCGGATGCAAACCGGATCAAG ATCAAGAAAGCTTTGCGGGGTGTGAAAGTTGAAGTCACTCACCGGGGAAATGTAAGGCGGAAGTATCGCATTTCAGGGCTGACAACACAACCAACTCATGAACTGAT TTTCCCAATTGATGATCAAATGAACATGAAATCTGTGGTAGAGTATTTCAAGGAAATGTATGGCTTCACCATTCAGCATCCCCACCTTCCTTGCCTTCAGGTGGGAAATCAAAAGAAGGCAAACTATCTACCAATGGAG GCCTGTAAGATTGTCGAGGGTCAGAGATATACAAAGAGATTGAATGAAAAGCAGATCACCTCACTGCTAAAGGTTACTTGCCGCAGGCCTAGAGAACAGGAGATGGATATTCTGCAG ACAGTTCAACAAAATGGATACGAGCAAGACCCTTACGCAAAAGAATTTGGAATCAACATAAGTGAGAAGCTAACCTCTGTTGAAGCTCGGGTCCTTCCTGCGCCGTGG CTGAAATATCATGACACTGGGAAAGAAAAGGAGTGTTTACCACAAGTTGGTCAGTGGAACATGGTGAACAAG AAAGTGATAAATGGGTGCAAGGTGAGCCATTGGGCTTGTATAAATTTCTCGAGAAGTGTGCAAGAAACCACTGCTCGGGGATTCTGCCAGGAGTTAGCACAAATGTGTCAGATTTCGGGCATG GAGTTCAACAGTGAGCCTGTGATACCAATATACTCAGCTAGACCAGATCAAGTAGAAAAGGCACTTAAGCATGTGTATAATATAGCATTAAACAAACTCAAGGGTAAAGAACTTGAACTTCTTTTGGCCATTCTCCCTGACAACAATGGTTCTTTATATG GTGATATCAAGCGTATCTGTGAAACTGATTTGGGGTTGATATCACAATGTTGCTTAACCAAACATGTTTTCAAGATCAGTAAGCAGTACCTGGCAAATGTCTCACTTAAAATCAATGTTAAG ATGGGAGGAAGAAACACCGTACTCTTGGATGCAATAAGTTGGAGGATTCCTTTGGTCAGTGACATACCAACTATTATATTTGGTGCAGATGTAACACATCCCGAAACTGGGGAAGACTCTAGTCCATCAATTGCTGCT GTTGTTGCATCTCAAGACTGGCCAGAAGTTACAAAGTATGCTGGATTGGTGTGTGCTCAGGCTCATCGGCAAGAGCTCATTCAAGATCTTTACAAGACATGGCATGATCCTCAAAGAGGCACTGTAACAGGAGGCATGATCAG GGAGCTCTTAATATCCTTCAGGAAGGCCACTGGGCAAAAGCCACTGAGAATAATTTTCTACAG GGATGGTGTCAGTGAAGGCCAATTCTACCAAGTTCTCCTTTATGAGTTAGATGCTATCCGCAAG GCATGTGCATCTCTAGAACCAAATTACCAGCCTCCTGTAACATTTGTGGTTGTTCAAAAGCGTCACCATACAAGACTCTTCGCAAACAATCACAAAGACAGAAGTAGCACGGACAAAAGTGGAAACATTTTGCCTG GAACTGTTGTTGATTCAAAGATCTGCCATCCAACAGAGTTTGATTTCTACCTCTGTAGTCATGCTGGAATTCAG GGAACAAGTAGGCCAGCTCACTACCATGTCCTCTGGGATGAGAACAATTTCACAGCAGATGAAATGCAGACGTTAACAAACAACCTTTGCTACAC TTACGCACGGTGCACACGTTCTGTTTCTGTTG TCCCACCCGCATATTATGCGCACCTGGCTGCATTTCGAGCACGGTTCTACATGGAGCCAGAGTTGTCGGAGAACCAGACGACGTCGAAGAGCTCCACCGGGACGAATGGAACCTCGGTGAAGCCATTGCCTGCAGTGAAGGAGAAGGTGAAGAGGGTGATGTTCTACTGTTGA
- the LOC102709469 gene encoding pentatricopeptide repeat-containing protein At1g31430-like, with translation MAVYYDLRARGLVADSFTYPFVLRAVGVLKLSVEGRKAHAAAVKTGFRWDAYTGSSLMEMYTMLGRVDVARKVFDEMPRRALVLWNMMIRCYIRCERYSAAVALAEHMERSGVTPDRATLVTAVTACSRASDLSLGRRIHVYMDVVFGFNLPAANALLDMYMKNDCLEEAVSLFEHMPVRNIVSWTILVSGYALAGQLDKARVLFNQCKEKDLILWTAMINACVQHGSFDEALTLFRDMQMQRVEPDRFTVVTLLTCCANLGALDQGRWIHQYAEERKMKIDAVLGTALIDMYAKCGHVEKSLEVFWQMQGRDATAWTAIICGLATNGQAGRALELFEDMQRSKVKPDRITFIGVLSACCHGGLVDEGRKQFHAMKEVYQLEPRLEHYSCLVNLLGRAGLLDEAERLISDVPIEKDAMPLFGALLTACKVHGNVEMSERLTKRICEQDSQITDVNLLMSNVYATASRWEDVLRVRGKMAHPAVKKTPGCSLIEVGY, from the coding sequence ATGGCGGTGTACTACGACCTCCGCGCGCGGGGCCTCGTCGCGGACAGCTTCACCTACCCGTTCGTGCTCAGGGCCGTCGGGGTCCTCAAGCTGTCGGTCGAGGGCCGCAAGGCGCACGCGGCCGCCGTCAAGACCGGGTTCCGGTGGGACGCCTACACCGGGAGCTCGTTGATGGAGATGTACACGATGCTGGGCCGCGTGGACGTCGCGCGgaaggtgttcgacgaaatgccgcGCAGGGCACTGGTGCTGTGGAACATGATGATCAGGTGCTACATCAGGTGCGAGCGATACTCGGCAGCAGTTGCTTTGGCTGAACATATGGAGAGAAGCGGCGTCACACCTGACAGGGCGACATTGGTGACTGCGGTGACGGCGTGCTCTAGAGCAAGTGACCTGAGCTTGGGAAGGAGGATTCATGTCTACATGGATGTCGTCTTTGGGTTCAACCTCCCAGCTGCAAATGCTCTGCTGGACATGTACATGAAGAATGATTGCTTGGAGGAGGCGGTGTCATTGTTTGAGCATATGCCGGTGAGGAACATTGTTTCTTGGACTATACTTGTGTCGGGATATGCCCTTGCTGGGCAGCTGGACAAGGCAAGAGTACTCTTCAACCAGTGCAAAGAGAAGGATCTAATTCTCTGGACTGCAATGATCAATGCGTGTGTGCAGCACGGGTCCTTCGATGAGGCGCTGACATTGTTCCGAGACATGCAGATGCAACGGGTTGAGCCAGACAGGTTTACTGTTGTCACTCTCCTGACATGCTGTGCCAATCTTGGTGCTCTTGATCAAGGTAGATGGATTCACCAGTACGCTGAGGAAAGGAAAATGAAGATTGATGCAGTCCTAGGCACAGCGTTGATTGACATGTATGCTAAGTGTGGGCATGTTGAGAAGTCGCTGGAGGTCTTCTGGCAAATGCAAGGCAGAGACGCCACAGCTTGGACTGCTATTATCTGTGGGCTGGCCACAAATGGTCAGGCAGGTAGAGCTCTTGAACTGTTTGAAGATATGCAGAGAAGTAAAGTTAAGCCTGACAGGATTACATTCATCGGGGTTCTAAGTGCATGTTGCCATGGTGGCTTGGTTGATGAAGGAAGGAAGCAGTTCCATGCCATGAAGGAGGTTTATCAGTTAGAACCGAGACTTGAACATTATAGCTGCCTTGTAAACCTTCTAGGTCGTGCCGGTCTACTTGATGAAGCTGAGAGGTTGATCAGTGACGTTCCAATTGAAAAGGATGCTATGCCACTGTTCGGTGCACTCCTCACTGCTTGCAAGGTTCACGGGAATGTTGAGATGAGTGAGCGGCTGACCAAACGAATTTGTGAGCAAGATTCCCAAATTACTGATGTGAATTTGCTCATGTCTAATGTATATGCAACAGCAAGTAGATGGGAGGATGTGCTAAGAGTAAGGGGCAAGATGGCACACCCTGCTGTCAAGAAGACTCCAGGGTGTAGCTTGATCGAGGTGGGGTACTGA
- the LOC102710506 gene encoding uncharacterized protein LOC102710506 encodes MAATHLVSRRLLILPPTAPAAAAISVRQRKASAALSLSARGRRRRLAARAVAPSPESAAAEEEEEGKGGLPAAEAERLVEFLREDLPHLFDDIGIDRSAYDDRVRFRDPITRHDDIDGYLANIRFLKLLFRPDFYLHHAKQTGPYEITTRWTMVMKFVLLPWKPELIFTGLSIMGVNPQNLKFCSHVDIWDSIQNNEYFSFEGLGDVFKQLRIYKTPDRETPKYLILKRTSNYEIRSYPPFLIVEAKGDKLTGSSGFNNVTGYIFGKNASAEKIPMTTPVFTQASDDKLSDVSIQIVLPMNKDMESLPAPNTEAVNLRKVEGGIAAVKKFSGRPKEEIVIQKEKELRSQLLKDGLKPQHGCLLARYNDPRTQSFIMRNEVLIWLDNFTLE; translated from the exons ATGGCGGCCACACACCTCGtctcccgccgcctcctcatcctcccaccaacggcgccggccgccgcggccatctCGGTCCGGCAACGGAAGGCCTCAGCAGCGCTCTCCCTGTCGGCcagggggcggaggcggcgcctcGCGGCACGGGCGGTAGCCCCCTCCccggagtcggcggcggcggaggaggaggaggaggggaagggcgggctgccggcggccgaggcggagaGGCTGGTGGAGTTCCTGCGGGAGGACCTCCCGCACCTGTTCGACGACATCGGCATCGACCGCTCCGCGTACGACGACCGCGTCCGCTTCCGCGACCCCATCACCCGCCACGACGACATCGACGGCTACCTCGCCAACATCCGCTTCCTCAAGCTCCTCTTCCGCCCCGACTTCTACCTGCACCACGCCAAGCAG ACAGGGCCGTATGAGATCACCACGAGGTGGACAATGGTCATGAAGTTCGTCCTCTTGCCGTGGAAGCCAGAACTGATCTTCACCGGGCTGTCCATCATGGGCGTCAACCCTCAGAATCTCAAATTCTGCAGCCATGTG GATATTTGGGATTCAATACAGAACaatgaatatttttcttttgaaggaCTGGGGGATGTCTTCAAGCAG CTACGGATTTACAAGACCCCTGATAGAGAAACACCAAAGTACCTTATTCTGAAAAGGACTTCAAACTATGAG ATTAGGAGCTACCCACCGTTCTTAATAGTTGAAGCAAAAGGAGATAAGCTAACCGGATCATCAGGTTTTAATAATGTAACTGG GTATATTTTTGGCAAGAATGCTTCTGCTGAAAAGATTCCAATGACTACGCCTGTCTTCACTCAGGCTTCTGATGACAAACTCTCAGATGTATCCATCCAGATAGTTTTGCCGATGAACAAAGACATGGAAAG CTTACCAGCTCCAAACACGGAAGCTGTTAACTTGCGAAAGGTAGAAGGTGGCATTGCTGCAGTGAAAAAATTCAGTGGTAGACCAAAAGAGGAAATTGTGATCCAGAAAGAGAAGGAGCTGCGCTCCCAATTACTCAAAGATGGGCTGAAGCCTCAACATGGTTGTTTGCTTGCACGCTACAATGATCCTAGAACACAGAGCTTTATAATG AGGAACGAGGTGCTGATATGGTTAGACAACTTCACACTGGAGTAG
- the LOC102710217 gene encoding aurachin C monooxygenase/isomerase yields MGKRVAVVVGGSVAGLACAHAVAEAGWEAVVVEKAAAPATGGGTGAGLGLDAQSMETLARWVPGWGLDAATLPLAVDLNRATDSGTKAARTLTRDEGFNFRAAHWGDLHRRLHEALPADAVTVLWGHQFLSFEAPGGDGEAGERGVVATARVLRTGETVEIAGDLLVAADGCTSAIRRQFLPELKLRYSGYCAWRGVFDFTGKEGCATMVGIRKAYPELGSCLYFDLAYKTHAVLYELPKNRLNWLWYINGEEPELTGSSVTMKVSDAMVAEMTEEAGRVWCPELARLIEETAEPFVNVIYDADPLPRLSWAGGRVALVGDAAHPTTPHGLRSTNMSIVDARVLGRCLARWGQGAPPRRALAEYEAARRPVVAAQALHARRLGRLKQGLAVDGDEKVFDARTVTEEEEEVSQLRQSSIPYFGGAPTTE; encoded by the exons ATGGGTAAGCgagtggcggtggtggtgggagggaGCGTGGCGGGGCTGGCCTGCGCGcacgcggtggcggaggcgggatgggaggcggtggtggtggagaaggcggcggcgccggcgaccggaggCGGCACTGGCGCCGGGCTGGGGCTCGACGCGCAGTCTATGGAGACGCTCGCCCGCTGGGTCCCCGGGTGGGGCCTCGACGCCGCCACgctgccgctcgccgtcgacctG AACAGGGCGACGGACAGCGGGACgaaggcggcgaggacgcTGACGAGGGACGAGGGGTTCAACTTCCGCGCGGCGCACTGGGGGGACCTGCACCGGCGGCTGCACGAGGCGCTGCCGGCGGACGCGGTGACCGTGCTCTGGGGCCACCAGTTCCTGTCGTTCGAGGCGCCGGGTGgggacggcgaggcgggcgaGCGTGGGGTCGTCGCGACGGCCCGCGTGCTCCGGACGGGGGAGACGGTGGAGATTGCCGGAGACTTGCTCGTCGCGGCGGATGGCTGCACGTCGGCGATCCGCCGGCAATTCCTCCCTGAACTGAAGCTGAG ATACTCTGGATACTGTGCATGGCGAGGAGTGTTTGATTTCACCGGAAAGGAGGGGTGCGCCACCATGGTCGGCATCCGCAAGGCCTACCCAGAGCTCGGCAGCTGCCTCTACTTCGACCTGGCCTACAAGACTCACGCCGTGCTCTACGAGCTCCCCAAGAACAGGCTCAACTGGCTCTGGTACATCAATGGCGAGGAGCCTGAGCTCACG GGGAGCTCGGTGACGATGAAGGTGAGCGACGCCATGGTGGCGGAGAtgacggaggaggcggggcgCGTCTGGTGCCCCGAGCTGGCGCGGCTGATCGAGGAGACGGCGGAGCCGTTCGTGAACGTGATCTACGACGCCGACCCGCTGCCCCGGCTGTCgtgggcgggcgggcgggtggCGCtggtcggcgacgcggcgcacCCGACCACCCCGCACGGGCTCAGGAGCACCAACATGTCCATCGTCGACGCGCGCGTGCTCGGCCGCTGCCTGGCGAGGTGGGGGCAGGGcgccccgccgcggcgcgcgctggccgagtacgaggcggcgcggcgcccggTCGTGGCGGCGCAGGCGCTGCACGCGCGTAGGCTCGGGCGGCTCAAGCAAGGCCtcgcggtggacggcgacgagaagGTGTTCGACGCCAGGACggtgacggaggaggaggaggaggtctcGCAGCTGCGGCAGAGCAGCATACCGTATTTTGGCGGCGCGCCAACCACGGAATAG